Genomic window (bacterium):
TCGGCCCCGTTGCTGTATCGGACGTCGGCGAGCGCGCACGGCCCCCGCGACGCGGCCTCGGCGAGGGCGTCCAGGAACGCGTCGAGGGCGCGCGCGTCGTAGGGCCGCTGGTGCGGCGCCTCCTGCTGCGCGCCGGGGAAGTTGTGGACGAACAGGGCCAGGTCCGCCTCGCCGGCGGTCCGGCGGCATCCTGCGGTCTCGACGTGCGACGTGACGGTGGCGTCCACCCCCTGGCCCTCGTAGCGGGGGATCGCGCCGAGGTTGTCGGGGTGCGAGTAGACGACGCGCACGCGCGGGCGCGCATCGCGGGCCTGGACGACGGCGCGGGCGAGCAGCCGGACCGCGAGTTCATCGGTCCCGTACGTCACCCATGCGCGGGAGGAGGCGCCGCGCTCCCGCACCGCGGTCTCCACGGCGCCGAGATCGCGCCGGGTCCAGCCGTACTCCGCCGCGTCGTCCTGCCCCACGAGGAGCGCGTCCAGCACGCCGTCCGCGGCGAGGTCCACGAGCACGAGCAGCACGGCAAGGTTCCTCGCGCGCCGCCAGCGGACGTCCGCGAGCACGGCCGGGGGGACGGCCGCCCGAGCGGCCGCCGCGCGGGCCTGGGACTCGGGGTCGTGCGTGCGGCCGTACCGATCGGCGTGGTAGCTGTGGGCGAAGATGTCGGGACCGTACGTCGCCCAATAGTCCGGCTCCTCGGAGCTGTCGGCGGTGGACGGCAGCCGCATGTTGCTGGCGGTCAGGAACAGCCGCCGGTGGGGGGCCAACCGCCGGGCCTCGCGCCACCGGCGGGCGAGCGCCACGCACCGGTCGAGCGGCTCGCGGCCGATGCGGGACGGCACCAGCCCGCCATACACGAGGAGCTCGGCCGAGGCGACGAGCAGGTCCGCGTCGCTGCCGTCGCCCTGGACCCACTCCCACAGGGCGTCGACATCGGCGGGCCGCTTGAGGTCCCCGAGCCGCTCGCGCGGCGGCGTGATGACGTCGAGCCCCGCGGCGGCCGCGAGCGCGAGGAACGCGTCACGCGTCACCGGGCGGTTGTCCAGGGGGAGAAACGCGACCCTCACTTGACGGCGCCGAGCATGATGCCGCGGAGGAAGTACCGCTGGAGGAAGAGGAACAGCACGATCACGGGCACGGTCATGAGCACGGCGCCCGCGGCGATGTACCGGGTATTGGTCGCAAACAACCCCGACAGATACAAGAGGCCCACGGCCAGCGGGTAGTGGTCGGGCGACTTGAGCACGATCAACGGCCACAGAAACGCGTTCCAATACCCGGTGAACTCGACGATCGCGAGGGTCGCGAGCGCCGGCGTGACGAGCGGCAGCATGACCTGGGCCCACAAGCGGAGCTCGCCGGCGCCATCGATCCGCGCCGCGTCCTCGATCTCCTGCGGAACGACGAGGTAGGCCTGGCGCAGCAGAAAGATCCCGAAGATGCTCGCGGCGCTCGGCAGGTACACCGCCGCGTAGGTGTCGATCAGGTGGAGGCGCATCAGCGTCACGAAGTTCAAGATCAGCCCCATGTGCTGCGGGAGCATCAGGCTGCCGACGATCGCATAGAAGATCGCGTCGCGCCCGGGGAACCGCATCCGCGCAAGCGGGTACCCTGCGAGCGCGCTCACGAGCAGGGTGAGCGCGATGCCGACGCCCGTGATGTACACGGTGTTGGCGAAGAAGCGCGCGAACGGCATCGTGCTCAGCACGCCCGCGAAGTTCTCCAGGGTCGCCGGTCGCGGGATCAAGACCGGCGGGAACGCGAAAATCGTGCCGGTGGCGCGGAGCGACGTGGCCAGCAGCCACAGGAGCGGGAACACCGTCACCGCCGCCAGCGCGGTGAGCCCGAGGTACGATAGGACCACGCCGCCGGATCGCCGGCGGCGGCTTGGGGACGCCGCGGTCCCCGTGCGGGTGTCAGTAATAGGTGAGCCCTCCCTGCCGCAGCAGCCGGAAGTTCGCGACGGCGAGAACGACCGTGACCGCGGCCAGCACGACGCCGAGCGCCGCGGCGTACCCCAGGTGGAGCGAGCCGAACGCCTGGTCGAACATGTAGTAGAACATCGTGTAGGTCGAGTACACCGGGCCACCGCCCGTCATGACGTACATCTCCTCGAACACCCGGAGCGCCGAGATCGCCGACAGCGTGCCGGCGAGCAGAATGCTGGGACGGAGCAGCGGGATCGTCACCCGCAGCAGTCGAGTGGTCGGACCCGCCCCGTCGATCGCGGCGGCCTCCTCGTAGGTCGCCGGGATCGCCTCGAGCCCGGCGAGGTAGATCACCATGTAGTACCCGAGGCCCTTCCACAGCGTGACGAACATTACCGCGTACAAGGCGAACGCGGGGTTCGTCAGCCAGTGCACCGGCGCGTGGATCACCCCGAGCTTGAGCAGCGCGTAGTTCACGAGGCCCGACTCGTCAAGCAGCCATCGCCACAACAGCCCGACGACCACGATCGACGTGACGACGGGCACGTAGTATGCGGCGCGAAACCACCCGATGCCGCGGAGCGGCCGGCGCACCCACAGCGCGAGCACGATCGAGCAGAACTGCAGCACCGGCACGACGAGGAGGTACTTCAGGCTGTTCTCGAGCGCGATCCAGAAGTAGCGGTCGGTCCACAGCGCCCGGAACTGCGAGACGCCGACGTAGCGAGGCGGCGAGATCACGTCGTATTCGAACAGGCTGAGCGCGGTCCCGAACACCACGGGGTAGAACGTGAACACGCCGAGCAGCAATAGCGCGGGAAAGAGAAACAGATAAGCGATCAGCGTGCGACGGACGGCCATCCCGCGGTGGGCGGCGCCTACAGCCGGCCGTCCCACTCGTGGGCCGCCCACGCGAGCGCCTGCTGCGGCGTCATCCGACCGTAGAACGCGTTCTCGATGGCGTCCTTGAAAACGCGGAACAGTTCATCGC
Coding sequences:
- a CDS encoding carbohydrate ABC transporter permease, with product MVLSYLGLTALAAVTVFPLLWLLATSLRATGTIFAFPPVLIPRPATLENFAGVLSTMPFARFFANTVYITGVGIALTLLVSALAGYPLARMRFPGRDAIFYAIVGSLMLPQHMGLILNFVTLMRLHLIDTYAAVYLPSAASIFGIFLLRQAYLVVPQEIEDAARIDGAGELRLWAQVMLPLVTPALATLAIVEFTGYWNAFLWPLIVLKSPDHYPLAVGLLYLSGLFATNTRYIAAGAVLMTVPVIVLFLFLQRYFLRGIMLGAVK
- a CDS encoding DUF4127 family protein, with protein sequence MRVAFLPLDNRPVTRDAFLALAAAAGLDVITPPRERLGDLKRPADVDALWEWVQGDGSDADLLVASAELLVYGGLVPSRIGREPLDRCVALARRWREARRLAPHRRLFLTASNMRLPSTADSSEEPDYWATYGPDIFAHSYHADRYGRTHDPESQARAAAARAAVPPAVLADVRWRRARNLAVLLVLVDLAADGVLDALLVGQDDAAEYGWTRRDLGAVETAVRERGASSRAWVTYGTDELAVRLLARAVVQARDARPRVRVVYSHPDNLGAIPRYEGQGVDATVTSHVETAGCRRTAGEADLALFVHNFPGAQQEAPHQRPYDARALDAFLDALAEAASRGPCALADVRYSNGADRTLVARVLGSPWPRGLRAYGGWNTLSNTLGMALAQALVARGDAGREFTVLRLLDDWAYQADIRQRLAVEVLPGHPEASPQDLGDAYPACRDAARAWLVREFIPPIERCLGCAIELHRVEFPWRRLFNIELGLRVR
- a CDS encoding sugar ABC transporter permease; amino-acid sequence: MGRPAVGAAHRGMAVRRTLIAYLFLFPALLLLGVFTFYPVVFGTALSLFEYDVISPPRYVGVSQFRALWTDRYFWIALENSLKYLLVVPVLQFCSIVLALWVRRPLRGIGWFRAAYYVPVVTSIVVVGLLWRWLLDESGLVNYALLKLGVIHAPVHWLTNPAFALYAVMFVTLWKGLGYYMVIYLAGLEAIPATYEEAAAIDGAGPTTRLLRVTIPLLRPSILLAGTLSAISALRVFEEMYVMTGGGPVYSTYTMFYYMFDQAFGSLHLGYAAALGVVLAAVTVVLAVANFRLLRQGGLTYY